One region of Methanomassiliicoccales archaeon genomic DNA includes:
- a CDS encoding 30S ribosomal protein S27e, which translates to MADVRTGKFIKIKCPDCGNEQIAFKKPSTNVVCLVCGSVLIRPTGGKGDIRGELLGVVD; encoded by the coding sequence ATGGCTGACGTCAGGACGGGTAAATTTATAAAAATCAAGTGCCCTGATTGCGGTAACGAGCAGATCGCCTTCAAGAAGCCATCTACCAACGTTGTCTGCCTCGTCTGTGGATCAGTATTGATCAGACCCACTGGAGGTAAGGGCGATATCAGAGGCGAGCTGCTCGGGGTGGTTGATTAA
- a CDS encoding SPFH domain-containing protein, with the protein MIDYGFIGGILAISAVLVLVWAAKYTKCGPNEVLIISGRKRRIRDKAETKTTGFRIVKGGGTFVWPIIEQVRKMSLELMNLEVRTQDVYSIHGVPITVEATAQIKIRGDEPSIIMAAEHFLSKSRDDILKTAYNVIEGHMRATISASVPEEIYQKRKEFAEKVKVASTCDLSRMGLEILSLTIRSITDSQGYLDSLGRPKIAQVKRDALIGEAIAEEEAKRVRYQADINIESAKRDYEVRKAELDAEIAQKKAASDLAYELQKFKTEQLVKEEEIRVGIVEKELMAALAEKEIARKRLELAAEIIEPAEAERIKTEKIAEADKIKMLREAEGKSVFIKSTGIAEADVIREKGRSEAETMEKKANAWRQYNEAAIASMLIQIMPELAEAVAAPLSKTDKVIIISNDGTTAGANKLTNDITRIISQLPVVVESLTGLKLEDMIKKLPALGGASSGLSTNPSKTRSDEVCSKSDFT; encoded by the coding sequence GTGATTGATTATGGGTTTATAGGAGGAATTTTAGCCATATCTGCCGTGTTAGTACTGGTATGGGCTGCGAAATATACAAAATGTGGGCCTAATGAAGTACTTATAATCTCTGGTAGAAAGAGAAGAATACGCGATAAAGCTGAAACGAAGACTACTGGCTTCAGAATAGTTAAGGGAGGAGGAACATTTGTTTGGCCAATTATCGAACAAGTGCGCAAAATGTCACTGGAACTAATGAATCTCGAAGTACGCACGCAGGATGTTTATTCGATCCACGGTGTCCCTATTACAGTGGAAGCCACAGCACAAATTAAAATTCGAGGAGACGAACCATCGATAATAATGGCAGCCGAGCACTTCCTGTCAAAGTCCAGAGATGATATTTTGAAAACAGCCTATAATGTAATAGAAGGACATATGAGGGCGACGATAAGCGCTTCCGTACCAGAAGAGATCTATCAAAAGAGAAAAGAATTTGCAGAAAAGGTCAAAGTTGCTTCAACTTGTGATTTAAGCAGAATGGGACTAGAGATCTTATCATTGACTATAAGAAGCATTACCGACTCTCAGGGATATTTGGATTCCTTGGGACGTCCAAAGATCGCTCAAGTAAAACGTGACGCTCTTATAGGAGAAGCAATAGCTGAAGAGGAAGCTAAGAGAGTTCGATACCAAGCGGACATTAATATAGAATCGGCAAAGAGAGATTATGAGGTGAGAAAGGCTGAACTCGATGCGGAAATCGCGCAGAAAAAGGCAGCATCCGATTTGGCATACGAGTTGCAGAAATTCAAAACAGAACAACTTGTTAAAGAGGAAGAGATTCGTGTGGGAATTGTAGAAAAGGAACTCATGGCAGCGCTCGCAGAAAAAGAAATTGCGAGAAAGAGGCTAGAACTAGCAGCAGAAATCATTGAACCTGCTGAGGCCGAAAGGATAAAGACTGAAAAGATAGCAGAAGCCGATAAAATCAAGATGCTTAGAGAAGCAGAAGGTAAATCCGTGTTTATAAAGAGCACGGGTATCGCCGAGGCCGATGTAATCCGGGAGAAGGGAAGATCTGAAGCAGAAACAATGGAGAAAAAAGCAAACGCTTGGAGGCAATACAACGAAGCCGCCATCGCTTCGATGCTCATCCAAATTATGCCCGAACTCGCAGAGGCGGTTGCAGCTCCGCTATCAAAGACTGATAAAGTCATCATTATCTCAAACGACGGAACTACAGCAGGTGCGAATAAGCTTACTAATGACATTACAAGAATAATTTCCCAATTGCCTGTTGTAGTAGAGTCATTGACTGGTTTGAAACTTGAAGATATGATAAAGAAATTGCCTGCGCTAGGTGGCGCATCATCGGGATTATCAACAAATCCATCAAAGACGCGGAGTGATGAAGTTTGCTCGAAAAGCGATTTCACTTGA
- a CDS encoding FprA family A-type flavoprotein, whose translation MKYDVREISDSVYWVGIKDWWRRLFDALIPLPHGTSYNAYLVRGEEKIALIDTVNPGFEEHWAAKIGSLVDISSIDYVVMNHAEPDHAGGIPFIMQAAKKAKLIATEKGAKAAGIYYGVPPDRTIVVKEGDQIDLGGKTLRFIDAPWLHWPETMFTYLEENKVLFPCDFLGMHTAFGFYDDEVDQLPSIAKRYFGEIMMPFRKMGQKALEKIEKIEVDLIAPSHGPIHRNPKRILEYYKKWTAGDTEKKVLVVYASMWNSTAAMIDTMVEVLQSNGINVRLYNIANSDIGNIAEDLVDSRAIVLGAPTVLGGLHPVALYIAMLTKALKPPAKFVAVLSSYGWGGGAAKQAMEIFEPTKIELVGAIEINGPPTENDHESVVQLAENLSRKIIAQE comes from the coding sequence ATGAAGTATGATGTAAGAGAAATTTCAGACTCCGTTTATTGGGTTGGTATTAAAGATTGGTGGCGACGATTATTTGATGCATTAATACCCTTACCACATGGCACTTCATATAACGCGTACCTCGTCAGGGGAGAGGAAAAAATCGCGCTTATTGACACCGTGAATCCTGGTTTTGAAGAACACTGGGCTGCAAAAATAGGGAGTCTCGTCGACATCTCGTCAATCGATTATGTCGTCATGAATCATGCGGAACCAGATCACGCCGGCGGTATTCCATTCATCATGCAGGCAGCGAAGAAGGCTAAACTCATTGCGACTGAAAAAGGTGCCAAAGCCGCAGGAATTTACTATGGTGTTCCACCAGACAGGACGATTGTTGTGAAAGAGGGTGACCAGATTGATCTAGGTGGCAAGACGCTCAGATTCATTGATGCTCCGTGGCTTCACTGGCCTGAAACCATGTTTACATATCTTGAAGAAAACAAAGTGCTCTTTCCCTGCGACTTCCTGGGAATGCATACTGCTTTTGGCTTCTACGACGATGAGGTAGATCAGCTTCCATCCATTGCCAAGCGTTATTTTGGAGAAATCATGATGCCGTTCAGGAAAATGGGGCAGAAAGCACTCGAAAAAATCGAAAAGATTGAGGTGGACTTAATAGCTCCCAGTCACGGGCCGATTCACAGGAATCCAAAGAGAATACTTGAATATTATAAGAAATGGACGGCTGGAGACACAGAGAAAAAGGTACTCGTTGTGTATGCCTCAATGTGGAATTCAACTGCAGCAATGATCGATACGATGGTAGAAGTGTTACAATCAAACGGCATCAATGTAAGACTCTACAACATTGCGAATTCTGACATAGGGAATATTGCAGAGGATTTGGTCGATTCTAGAGCTATCGTACTCGGGGCACCTACGGTTCTTGGCGGACTTCATCCAGTGGCACTTTATATTGCGATGCTTACTAAGGCTCTAAAGCCACCTGCAAAATTTGTAGCCGTTTTGAGTTCATACGGTTGGGGAGGCGGTGCGGCTAAGCAAGCTATGGAGATATTTGAACCAACAAAGATTGAGTTGGTAGGTGCAATCGAGATAAATGGGCCTCCAACTGAAAATGACCATGAAAGTGTCGTCCAGCTTGCGGAAAATCTAAGTCGGAAGATTATAGCTCAAGAGTAA
- a CDS encoding creatininase family protein has translation MRIEDMTSCEFREIIKRDPIVFLPIGATEAHGAHLPLSTDSLQPEAISEMLAIRLNGLVAPSIKYGYHSSTKNMAGTIGLEFETLRNLVFDVISSLAKNGINKIVVISGHAGVLHMAALRLACQQAVESFDLKLMLVADYEFAKEITCELGCNNKDGHGGFVETARVLAIRPELVKETHVKGTFIDKNFMIVRNPETCYPQGIVGNPSEASVEVGKRINEYIAQRIEKLVRLNFGD, from the coding sequence GTGCGAATTGAGGACATGACCAGTTGTGAATTCAGAGAGATCATAAAAAGGGATCCGATAGTTTTTCTTCCTATCGGGGCAACAGAGGCGCATGGAGCACATCTACCACTTTCCACAGATTCGCTTCAGCCAGAGGCAATTTCAGAAATGCTAGCAATCAGATTGAACGGACTGGTTGCTCCGTCGATAAAATACGGGTATCATAGTTCGACCAAGAACATGGCGGGAACGATCGGATTAGAGTTTGAAACGCTCCGTAATCTCGTCTTTGACGTTATTTCATCGCTTGCAAAGAATGGGATAAATAAAATTGTCGTTATAAGCGGGCACGCTGGTGTATTGCATATGGCAGCTCTCAGACTTGCTTGCCAACAAGCGGTCGAATCATTTGATCTTAAACTAATGCTCGTCGCTGATTACGAATTTGCCAAAGAAATAACTTGCGAGCTTGGATGCAACAACAAGGATGGACACGGCGGTTTTGTCGAAACAGCTAGAGTTCTCGCAATAAGACCTGAATTAGTAAAAGAAACACACGTCAAGGGGACATTCATCGATAAGAATTTCATGATTGTTAGAAACCCAGAAACCTGCTATCCCCAGGGTATTGTTGGTAATCCCAGTGAAGCATCCGTCGAAGTGGGCAAGCGCATCAATGAATATATCGCACAAAGAATTGAGAAGTTGGTTCGCTTGAATTTTGGGGACTGA
- a CDS encoding 50S ribosomal protein L44e codes for MKMPRIIRTYCPHCKTHTDHEVERVKKRKASELKWGQRRFRKATSGYGGFPRPKPEGREKPTKRIALRYRCKTCKKAHQRPCFRAKKFELAE; via the coding sequence ATGAAAATGCCCAGAATCATCAGGACTTACTGTCCTCATTGTAAGACCCATACAGATCACGAGGTTGAAAGAGTTAAGAAAAGGAAGGCAAGCGAACTTAAATGGGGGCAGAGAAGATTTAGGAAGGCAACATCTGGATATGGGGGTTTTCCAAGACCGAAACCCGAAGGTCGTGAAAAACCTACGAAGCGCATCGCATTAAGGTACCGATGCAAGACTTGTAAAAAGGCACATCAGAGGCCATGCTTTAGAGCCAAAAAGTTTGAGCTGGCGGAGTGA
- a CDS encoding methyltransferase domain-containing protein codes for MTPHRFNVKDRNKLDESWRWRIQPAQEIIDRAAINGSETCLDLGCGIGYISIPLAARGANVIALDIERIMLDTLLKKTPSMLRDRIIPLLCKLPLLPLKSAVVDHVVAVNVVHEVDAKELLVNEIARVLKSGGRVSVVDFQKKPASFGPPLHERLSFEEMLNLFSRFSLKARFIFDEFYQLEFSKY; via the coding sequence ATGACTCCACATAGATTCAATGTAAAGGATAGAAATAAGCTTGATGAAAGTTGGCGCTGGCGCATCCAGCCTGCTCAAGAGATTATAGATAGGGCTGCAATAAATGGATCTGAAACATGTTTAGACTTGGGATGCGGAATTGGATACATTTCGATCCCGCTCGCAGCCCGCGGCGCGAATGTAATCGCCTTGGATATCGAGAGGATCATGCTTGATACCCTCTTGAAGAAAACCCCCTCAATGTTGAGAGATAGGATAATTCCCCTCTTGTGTAAACTCCCCCTCCTGCCATTGAAATCAGCTGTAGTCGATCATGTAGTAGCGGTCAATGTTGTCCATGAAGTCGATGCTAAAGAGTTGTTGGTTAACGAAATCGCTCGGGTTCTGAAATCTGGTGGAAGAGTTAGCGTTGTTGATTTTCAAAAGAAACCTGCATCTTTTGGTCCGCCCCTGCACGAAAGGCTTTCTTTCGAAGAGATGCTAAATCTATTCTCTAGGTTCTCATTAAAAGCCCGATTTATTTTTGATGAATTCTATCAGTTGGAATTTTCAAAGTACTAG
- the rpiA gene encoding ribose-5-phosphate isomerase RpiA encodes MNKKEIAALKAVEEIKDGMIVGLGTGSTTYYALQRIGELCKRGLNIVGVPTSIETEKIAQCLGIPLMSIDDVDHIDVTIDGADEVDPDFRLIKGLGGALLREKIVAHLSRQEVIIVDDTKLVSALGTKSPLPVEVIPFGHKHTKKRLEELGCIAYLRGGEKPFVTDNGHYIYDCKFGRIETPGDLEKRLKSIPGVVETGLFIDIVTKIIIGTEQGVLVRFR; translated from the coding sequence ATGAACAAGAAGGAGATAGCCGCGTTGAAGGCTGTTGAGGAGATTAAAGACGGTATGATAGTTGGTTTAGGAACTGGGAGTACCACATATTATGCGCTGCAAAGAATCGGTGAGCTCTGCAAGCGCGGGCTCAATATTGTAGGTGTACCAACATCTATCGAAACGGAAAAAATCGCACAGTGCTTAGGCATTCCGTTGATGTCGATCGACGACGTAGATCACATTGATGTCACTATCGATGGAGCCGATGAAGTTGATCCTGATTTTAGACTAATAAAAGGTCTCGGCGGTGCTTTGCTCCGTGAGAAAATTGTAGCGCATTTATCGCGGCAGGAGGTTATAATCGTTGATGATACGAAACTCGTTTCTGCATTAGGAACGAAGTCTCCGTTGCCAGTTGAGGTCATTCCTTTTGGCCACAAGCATACAAAAAAGAGGCTGGAAGAGCTCGGATGCATTGCATATTTAAGGGGAGGGGAGAAACCCTTCGTTACGGACAATGGACATTACATATATGATTGCAAATTCGGAAGAATAGAAACTCCAGGAGATTTAGAAAAACGGTTGAAATCCATTCCAGGAGTTGTAGAAACGGGACTTTTCATAGACATTGTGACAAAAATAATAATTGGAACTGAGCAAGGTGTCCTCGTAAGATTCCGTTGA
- a CDS encoding ammonium transporter, which translates to MKRGWLNYTLIALLGISFLVLMCPVVSAEGNQVDEADTAWILVSTALVFIMSPGVALFYGGMLRKESVLSILAQCILVIGIVTIVWVVVGYSLAFGQDVSGVIGNLDHVILLGVGLQPSGIYATSIPHLAYMIFQCVFAIITVNLILGAIAERMRLRALIAFVILWTLIVYVPIAHWVWGNGGWIGKLGALDFAGGTVVHIASGVSALAAALVLGKRYTIGHGIEVPHNIPMVVLGGALLWIGWFGFNAGSALAANEIAVNAFVVTQVAAATGAITWGFISWLHMGRPGVLGLITGGVAGLVAITPAAGFVDVAGSIIIGIGAGISCYLGIIARRKIAVDDALDVWGVHGIGGTWGALATGIFATTAVNSAGNDGLISGNTDLFMAQVIAIISVWVYSFVMTFVLMKMIGLFTQIRLTKDEERIGADIIQHGESAYS; encoded by the coding sequence ATGAAACGTGGCTGGCTCAATTATACGCTGATTGCCCTGCTCGGTATCTCCTTTCTTGTCCTAATGTGTCCAGTCGTATCGGCCGAAGGAAATCAAGTGGATGAAGCGGACACCGCATGGATTCTAGTGTCAACGGCACTTGTTTTCATAATGTCACCGGGTGTTGCTTTATTTTATGGTGGAATGTTGCGAAAAGAAAGTGTACTCTCAATATTGGCCCAATGCATCCTTGTTATAGGCATAGTCACAATCGTTTGGGTCGTCGTCGGTTATTCTTTGGCATTTGGACAGGACGTAAGCGGGGTTATAGGCAATTTAGACCACGTCATTTTGTTGGGAGTTGGCCTGCAACCGAGTGGAATCTACGCGACTTCCATCCCGCATCTCGCATACATGATTTTTCAATGTGTTTTCGCAATTATTACTGTCAATTTGATTCTTGGTGCAATTGCAGAGCGCATGAGATTACGGGCCTTAATAGCATTTGTTATCTTATGGACGCTCATCGTGTATGTCCCGATAGCTCACTGGGTGTGGGGAAACGGAGGATGGATAGGTAAGTTAGGTGCCTTGGATTTTGCCGGCGGTACGGTTGTTCACATTGCATCAGGGGTTTCAGCTCTCGCAGCAGCGCTGGTACTTGGAAAGAGATACACTATCGGACACGGTATCGAAGTGCCGCACAACATTCCAATGGTTGTGCTTGGAGGTGCGCTCCTTTGGATAGGATGGTTTGGATTTAATGCTGGGAGTGCACTTGCTGCAAACGAAATTGCTGTAAATGCCTTTGTTGTAACTCAAGTTGCTGCGGCAACTGGAGCGATTACATGGGGATTCATTAGTTGGTTGCACATGGGCAGACCAGGAGTGTTGGGATTAATCACCGGTGGCGTTGCAGGGCTTGTCGCAATCACTCCGGCAGCTGGGTTTGTCGATGTTGCTGGATCTATTATCATAGGAATCGGGGCAGGCATTTCTTGTTATCTAGGCATAATAGCAAGGCGAAAAATTGCAGTGGATGATGCGCTTGATGTATGGGGAGTACATGGTATTGGAGGAACCTGGGGAGCATTAGCTACAGGCATCTTCGCGACCACTGCGGTAAATTCTGCAGGAAATGATGGGCTAATCTCGGGTAATACTGATCTGTTCATGGCTCAAGTGATTGCGATAATTTCCGTCTGGGTATATTCATTCGTTATGACATTTGTTCTGATGAAAATGATTGGTCTATTCACACAGATTAGATTGACCAAGGATGAGGAGAGAATAGGTGCGGATATTATTCAGCATGGGGAAAGTGCGTATTCGTAA
- a CDS encoding ArsR family transcriptional regulator: MKIMVERGFSKEDEMLVELLTNTGMPKNVAKTLAFLRKKTETTSVEIEMSTALRQPEVSIAMQELRRRKWVTKRDIKKEGKGRPIHAYRLAVPFEKIVEMIEREEKKRIEKIEQNVNQLKQLVIAAPEGIIKGSETS; this comes from the coding sequence ATGAAGATTATGGTGGAAAGAGGCTTCAGTAAGGAAGATGAGATGCTTGTTGAGCTTCTGACGAATACTGGTATGCCGAAAAATGTTGCGAAAACACTCGCTTTTCTTAGAAAGAAAACTGAAACTACGTCTGTTGAGATTGAAATGTCGACAGCCCTACGACAGCCCGAAGTCTCGATTGCTATGCAGGAGCTTCGTCGAAGAAAATGGGTGACAAAAAGGGATATTAAGAAGGAGGGTAAGGGCAGACCTATTCATGCGTACCGCTTAGCAGTACCCTTCGAAAAGATTGTTGAGATGATTGAAAGGGAAGAGAAAAAACGGATTGAGAAAATTGAACAGAATGTCAATCAATTGAAGCAGCTCGTCATTGCAGCCCCTGAAGGGATAATAAAGGGCTCCGAAACTTCTTAA
- the glnA gene encoding type I glutamate--ammonia ligase: MLEKRFHLRDEKAPAEKPKISHILSLCETGEIKMVDFKFTDLPGTLQHITIPSQRLNTGLLEEGIGFDGSSIRGFAEIHESDMILIPDINTVFIDPVCKTPTASFICNVFDPVTKERYWRDPRYIAQKAENYMKSKGIADSAFFGPEAEFFVFDSVRFDHNQNSGYYFIDSHEGAWNSGREGSNLGYRPRYKEGYFPAPPIDSLMEFRSEAVSKLTAAGIDVEVHHHEVATGGQCEIGIKFQSLVKMADHLVLYKYILKNLAKEQNKTVTFMPKPLFQDNGSGMHVHISLSKNNVNLFYDAEGYAQLSLIAMYFIGGLLTHSPALLALTSPTTNSYRRLVPGYEAPVNLVYSQRNRSAAIRIPVSSQNPKSKRIEYRPPDPSCNPYLAFAAILMAGIDGIERRIDPGEPLDVDIFELSKEKAKKIRTVPGSLDDALNALANDHEFLLKGGVFTKDLIDTWIDYKLRKEYDQVRLRPHPYEFVLYYDV, from the coding sequence TTGCTCGAAAAGCGATTTCACTTGAGAGATGAAAAAGCTCCTGCAGAGAAGCCGAAGATATCCCACATCCTATCTCTCTGCGAAACGGGCGAAATTAAGATGGTAGATTTTAAATTTACAGATCTCCCAGGGACACTGCAACATATAACAATTCCTTCACAACGGTTAAATACTGGATTGCTTGAGGAAGGGATAGGTTTCGATGGATCCAGCATAAGGGGTTTTGCAGAAATTCATGAGAGCGACATGATACTTATTCCAGATATTAATACTGTCTTTATCGATCCAGTTTGCAAGACACCCACAGCATCCTTCATCTGTAATGTATTTGATCCAGTCACAAAGGAACGATACTGGCGTGATCCAAGGTATATTGCACAGAAGGCAGAGAATTATATGAAATCAAAGGGCATAGCTGACTCGGCGTTCTTCGGTCCAGAAGCAGAGTTTTTCGTTTTCGATTCCGTTAGATTCGATCATAACCAAAACTCTGGATATTATTTCATAGATTCACATGAAGGTGCATGGAATTCAGGACGCGAAGGATCAAATCTGGGATACAGGCCCCGGTACAAGGAGGGTTATTTTCCAGCACCGCCGATAGATTCTTTGATGGAGTTCAGATCAGAGGCTGTCTCGAAATTGACTGCAGCAGGAATTGATGTGGAGGTTCACCATCACGAAGTAGCAACTGGTGGTCAATGTGAAATCGGCATAAAATTTCAGTCGCTTGTAAAAATGGCAGATCACCTTGTGTTATATAAGTACATCTTGAAGAATCTCGCAAAGGAGCAAAATAAGACAGTGACTTTCATGCCAAAGCCACTCTTTCAAGATAATGGATCTGGAATGCATGTTCACATAAGCCTATCAAAGAATAACGTGAATCTGTTTTATGACGCAGAAGGCTATGCCCAATTAAGCCTCATCGCAATGTACTTTATTGGCGGATTACTTACCCATTCCCCAGCGTTACTTGCCCTTACTTCTCCTACCACCAATTCCTATAGAAGGCTTGTTCCGGGCTATGAGGCACCCGTGAATCTTGTATATTCTCAGAGAAACAGAAGTGCAGCGATAAGAATCCCAGTATCATCGCAGAATCCGAAATCGAAACGCATCGAGTACAGACCTCCTGATCCAAGTTGCAATCCTTATCTTGCCTTTGCTGCCATATTAATGGCCGGAATTGATGGAATAGAAAGGCGGATAGATCCTGGCGAACCACTGGATGTTGATATATTTGAATTATCAAAGGAAAAAGCGAAAAAGATAAGGACTGTCCCAGGTTCTCTCGATGATGCTTTGAACGCACTTGCGAACGATCATGAATTCCTATTGAAAGGAGGTGTATTTACAAAAGATTTGATTGATACCTGGATCGATTATAAATTAAGAAAAGAGTATGATCAAGTCAGGCTACGACCACATCCCTACGAGTTTGTTCTTTACTATGATGTTTGA
- a CDS encoding redoxin domain-containing protein translates to MSAPRFELPSTIEEKIKLESILGSGPVVLMFYVSDWGMMCNVVIRTFRDMYDKFLEHNARILAISTNSIFSHRAWAAHLKIPFPLLSDFDGSISKKYGVLCGEEGYLKGYSNRAIFIIDSKGIIRYVWIAEDPSFEPDYDKILFEVAKLADGS, encoded by the coding sequence ATGAGCGCCCCCAGATTCGAACTACCCTCGACTATAGAGGAAAAAATAAAGCTTGAAAGCATACTGGGTAGCGGTCCAGTTGTGCTCATGTTCTACGTCTCGGACTGGGGAATGATGTGTAATGTGGTAATTCGAACTTTTCGCGATATGTATGATAAATTCCTCGAGCATAACGCGAGAATCCTTGCAATCAGCACAAACAGCATCTTCAGCCATCGTGCGTGGGCAGCTCATTTGAAAATTCCATTTCCTCTGCTAAGCGATTTTGATGGGAGTATCTCAAAAAAATACGGTGTCCTGTGCGGAGAAGAAGGATACCTCAAGGGCTATTCTAATCGAGCGATTTTCATTATCGACTCCAAAGGCATCATAAGATACGTTTGGATTGCAGAAGATCCATCCTTTGAGCCCGATTACGACAAAATTCTTTTTGAAGTCGCAAAGTTAGCTGATGGTTCTTGA
- a CDS encoding P-II family nitrogen regulator, with amino-acid sequence MKKIEAIIRKERFALVKEELEKTGIPGLTTYEVKGRGQQRGLEFSHRVGTYRIDLLPKIKIEVVVADSDVDRIISSICRAARTGEIGDGKIFVLPVENAKKIRTGESGEIAIATVSSYTGLEQEKSVPRG; translated from the coding sequence ATGAAGAAAATTGAGGCGATAATCAGGAAAGAAAGATTTGCATTAGTAAAAGAGGAACTCGAAAAAACAGGAATTCCAGGGCTAACAACCTACGAAGTAAAAGGTAGGGGCCAGCAGAGAGGTCTTGAATTTTCGCATAGAGTGGGAACCTATCGCATTGATCTTCTTCCGAAAATTAAGATCGAAGTTGTCGTAGCTGATAGTGATGTCGATCGAATAATATCGTCGATCTGCAGAGCTGCGAGAACTGGTGAAATCGGTGATGGTAAAATATTCGTTCTTCCAGTTGAAAATGCCAAGAAAATTCGCACTGGTGAAAGCGGAGAAATCGCGATCGCAACCGTTTCAAGCTATACAGGTCTAGAACAAGAAAAATCAGTACCAAGGGGGTGA
- a CDS encoding P-II family nitrogen regulator: protein MKKIEAVLRPERLGHVKNALESIGISGMTILGVVGIGEQKDFKQQWRAYEYSQAGVPKAKLETFVKDEFVSAACSEIMKHAWTGNVGDGIIFVSPVERAIRIRTGEEGEDVL from the coding sequence GTGAAAAAGATCGAGGCTGTACTGAGACCCGAAAGGCTTGGGCATGTGAAGAATGCGTTGGAATCAATTGGCATATCAGGCATGACAATTCTTGGTGTGGTAGGAATTGGTGAGCAGAAGGATTTCAAACAACAGTGGAGGGCCTATGAATATTCTCAAGCGGGAGTACCCAAGGCGAAACTTGAGACCTTTGTGAAGGATGAGTTCGTTTCAGCGGCTTGTAGCGAGATAATGAAACACGCATGGACAGGGAATGTAGGTGACGGCATAATTTTTGTCTCACCCGTTGAGAGAGCAATAAGGATACGTACGGGAGAAGAAGGAGAGGATGTACTGTGA
- a CDS encoding diphthine--ammonia ligase encodes MKFASLFSGGKDSTFATYLIEQQGHVVEYLIGVVPTDPHSWLFHTPNLQLLPLQSRAMEKPLIMVKGGKTEEEDLLALKSALQSVEVDGIVTGAIASEFQWERINSVCEELEIPMLSPLWRKDEYMIVKEEIEAGIKSIVVSVSSEGLDSSHLGIEIDDSFLAFLKMIHDRFGVHIAGEGGEYESLVLDSPLHKAPLQLLEISEEIGRDHGRLIVKEAVLGEAK; translated from the coding sequence ATGAAATTTGCATCGTTATTTTCGGGTGGAAAAGATTCTACGTTCGCCACCTACCTCATCGAACAGCAGGGGCATGTTGTTGAGTATCTTATTGGCGTTGTGCCTACGGATCCACATTCGTGGTTATTCCACACGCCAAATCTCCAGCTCTTGCCGCTCCAATCACGTGCAATGGAGAAACCTCTTATCATGGTGAAGGGTGGCAAAACTGAAGAGGAAGACTTGCTTGCGCTCAAATCAGCCCTCCAAAGCGTAGAAGTGGACGGAATTGTGACCGGTGCTATTGCATCGGAATTTCAGTGGGAAAGAATCAATAGTGTATGCGAAGAACTCGAAATTCCAATGTTATCACCCCTCTGGCGGAAAGACGAATATATGATTGTTAAGGAGGAAATCGAAGCTGGTATTAAGTCGATCGTGGTAAGTGTATCGTCGGAGGGTCTTGACAGTTCCCATCTTGGAATAGAAATCGATGATTCTTTCTTGGCATTTCTCAAAATGATTCACGACCGCTTTGGCGTTCATATTGCAGGAGAGGGTGGAGAATATGAAAGTCTCGTGCTTGATTCACCACTTCATAAGGCACCATTGCAATTGCTTGAAATCTCTGAGGAAATTGGTCGCGATCATGGCCGTCTAATCGTAAAAGAAGCCGTCCTGGGAGAAGCGAAATGA